In a genomic window of Wyeomyia smithii strain HCP4-BCI-WySm-NY-G18 chromosome 1, ASM2978416v1, whole genome shotgun sequence:
- the LOC129718094 gene encoding cholesterol 7-desaturase nvd: protein MGGEECCCDDYYAGGQLVQAPSSLRWLQLLASNATNGFLEQSLRDFLPDGVGGRVGSFLARFPLYLLALAVFSWLCWKFYYGRVIWKRDLTDIGFNHMLDNEQIGKNDRRRAHTVNRLRRLRRVGQRIPPPFPNGWFGILESEVLAVGQARSVDCLGQNFVVFRSASGEACVLDAYCPHLGANLGVGGTVRGDCIECPFHHWTFSGKDGQCTNIPYSKSGAVPKVAKVKKWRSLEANGFIFVWHHVDEEVEPWQLPIVPEIEDGRWVYYGKNEFLVNAHIQDIPENGADVAHLSAVHGPNMLSGSDIRYYRPAWAEFGMHAWQASWNAPEESEPSHIARMDLKHTFRFFNKMEVCTVNVKAFQVGPGYVQLMMQTSIGPMVALQTVTPVEPLVQKVIHRFYAPRNLGNAFFQKFAIWAESVMFERDMMIWNHKQFIESPLLIKEDRLIRAYRKWYGQFYSENSTSYTMAKENLDW, encoded by the exons ATGGGAGGAGAAGAGTGTTGCTGCGATGATTATTACGCAGGCGGACAGTTAGTGCAGGCGCCCTCAAGCCTACGCTGGCTTCAGCTGCTAGCTTCGAACGCGACGAATGGATTTTTGGAGCAATCACTTCGGGATTTCCTCCCTGACGGCGTGGGAGGCCGCGTTGGGAGTTTCTTGGCTCGGTTTCCGCTGTATCTGCTGGCGCTGGCCGTTTTCAGTTGGTTGTGCTGGAAGTTCTACTACGGTCGTGTAATCTGGAAAAGG GACCTCACCGACATTGGCTTCAACCACATGCTGGACAACGAGCAGATTGGCAAGAATGACCGGAGGCGTGCGCACACCGTCAACCGGTTGCGCCGCCTGCGGCGTGTAGGCCAACGTATTCCACCACCCTTCCCGAACGGGTGGTTCGGCATACTGGAATCGGAAGTACTGGCCGTAGGCCAGGCTCGTAGTGTCGATTGTTTGG GTCAAAACTTTGTCGTTTTCCGTTCGGCCTCCGGGGAGGCCTGCGTGCTGGATGCCTACTGTCCCCATTTGGGTGCTAATCTCGGCGTGGGTGGAACGGTACGTGGCGATTGTATCGAGTGTCCCTTCCATCACTGGACGTTCAGCGGAAAGGATGGACAGTGTACGAATATACCGTACAGCAAGTCGGGTGCGGTACCGAAGGTTGCGAAAGTCAAAAAGTGGCGTTCGCTAGAAGCGAACGGTTTTATCTTTGTCTGGCATCACGTCGATGAAGAGGTGGAACCGTGGCAGTTGCCGATTGTACCGGAAATCGAGGATGGTCGATGGGTTTACTATGGGAAGAATGAGTTTTTGGTGAATGCACACATTCAGGATATACCGGAGAATGGGGCGGACGTGGCGCATCTGTCCGCGGTTCATGGTCCGAATATGCTTTCTGGTAGTGATATCCGGTATTACCGGCCAGCTTGGGCGGAATTCGGTATGCACGCATGGCAGGCGAG TTGGAACGCACCGGAGGAAAGCGAACCGTCGCACATCGCTCGCATGGATTTGAAACACACCTTCCGGTTCTTCAACAAGATGGAAGTTTGCACCGTGAATGTTAAGGCGTTCCAGGTTGGGCCAGGCTATGTACAGCTGATGATGCAGACCAGCATCGGACCGATGGTGGCACTGCAAACGGTCACCCCGGTCGAGCCACTGGTGCAGAAGGTTATCCATCGGTTTTACGCTCCGCGTAATTTAGGGAACGCATTCTTTCAGAAGTTTGCCATCTGGGCGGAGAGTGTTATG TTTGAGCGAGACATGATGATCTGGAATCACAAACAATTCATCGAGAGTCCTTTGCTGATTAAGGAGGATCGATTGATCCGGGCGTACCGAAAGTGGTACGGTCAGTTCTACTCGGAGAACAGCACCAGCTACACGATGGCAAAGGAGAACCTGGAttggtga